Proteins from a genomic interval of Pseudomonas paeninsulae:
- the lnt gene encoding apolipoprotein N-acyltransferase: MHWITRSGWPGNLIALAAGAITTLALAPFDLWPLALLSIALFYLGLRDLNPRQAAWRGWYYGFGLFAAGTSWVYVSIHDYGAASPALAAFLTLGFVAGLGLLLALTAWLWARWLRRSEAPLADALAFAALWLAQEVFRSWFLTGFPWLYAGYSQLDGPLAGLAPVGGVWLLSFVLALSAALLVNLAQLRARKVFLATGVVLLAAPWIAGLALKGHAWTSPAGEPLKVAAMQGNIEQNLKWDPAQLNAQLALYRELSLSAQPTDLIIWPETAVPVLKEQAAGYLSVMGRFASEREAALITGVPIRQANERGEPRYYNAVSVVGQGAGDYLKQKLVPFGEYVPLQEVLRGLIAFFNLPMSDFARGSADQPLLQAKGYKIATFICYEVVYPEFAAGLAAQSELLLTVSNDAWFGSSIGPLQHLQMAQMRALEAGRWMIRATNNGMTVLIDPFGRITEQLPQFEQGVLYGEVVPMQQLTPYLYWRGWPLLILCTLLFAWALLAGRMAKTL, translated from the coding sequence ATGCACTGGATAACTCGCTCCGGCTGGCCGGGCAACCTGATCGCCCTGGCGGCCGGCGCTATAACTACGCTGGCGCTTGCGCCTTTCGACCTGTGGCCGCTGGCACTACTCTCGATTGCTCTGTTTTATCTCGGCCTGCGCGACCTGAACCCGCGCCAGGCGGCATGGCGCGGCTGGTACTACGGCTTCGGCCTGTTCGCCGCCGGCACCAGTTGGGTCTACGTCAGCATCCACGACTACGGCGCCGCCTCGCCGGCCCTGGCCGCCTTCCTCACCCTCGGCTTTGTCGCCGGCCTGGGCCTACTGCTGGCCCTGACCGCCTGGCTGTGGGCGCGCTGGCTACGCCGCAGCGAAGCACCACTGGCCGACGCCCTGGCCTTTGCGGCCCTGTGGCTGGCCCAGGAAGTCTTCCGCAGCTGGTTCCTCACCGGTTTTCCCTGGCTCTACGCCGGCTACAGCCAACTCGACGGCCCATTGGCCGGGCTCGCACCCGTCGGCGGAGTATGGCTGCTGTCCTTCGTCCTGGCCTTGAGCGCGGCGCTGCTGGTCAACCTGGCGCAACTGCGCGCGCGCAAGGTCTTTCTCGCCACCGGCGTGGTGCTGCTGGCCGCCCCCTGGATCGCCGGCCTCGCCCTCAAGGGCCACGCCTGGACCAGTCCGGCCGGCGAGCCGCTGAAGGTTGCGGCCATGCAAGGCAATATCGAGCAGAACCTGAAATGGGATCCGGCCCAACTCAACGCGCAACTGGCGCTGTACCGCGAGCTGAGCCTCAGCGCCCAACCGACTGACCTGATCATCTGGCCGGAAACCGCGGTGCCGGTGCTCAAGGAGCAGGCGGCCGGCTACCTCAGCGTCATGGGTCGCTTCGCCAGCGAGCGCGAGGCCGCACTGATCACCGGTGTACCCATTCGCCAGGCCAACGAGCGGGGTGAGCCGCGCTACTACAACGCGGTCAGCGTGGTAGGCCAGGGCGCAGGTGACTACCTCAAGCAGAAACTGGTGCCCTTCGGCGAATACGTTCCCCTGCAGGAGGTGCTGCGCGGGCTGATCGCCTTCTTCAACCTGCCGATGTCGGACTTTGCCCGCGGCTCGGCCGACCAGCCGCTGCTACAGGCCAAGGGCTACAAGATCGCCACCTTCATCTGCTACGAAGTGGTCTACCCGGAGTTTGCCGCCGGGCTCGCCGCACAGAGCGAACTGTTGCTGACGGTGAGCAATGACGCCTGGTTCGGCAGCTCGATCGGCCCGCTGCAGCACTTGCAGATGGCCCAGATGCGCGCCCTCGAAGCCGGACGCTGGATGATCCGTGCGACCAACAACGGCATGACCGTGCTGATTGACCCCTTCGGCCGGATCACCGAGCAACTGCCGCAGTTCGAACAAGGCGTGCTCTACGGGGAGGTGGTGCCCATGCAACAGCTGACGCCTTATCTGTATTGGCGCGGCTGGCCACTGCTGATCCTCTGCACCCTGCTGTTTGCCTGGGCACTACTGGCCGGGCGCATGGCCAAGACGCTGTAG
- a CDS encoding HlyC/CorC family transporter: MSEDRSSNEQKSWLNKLTQAFAHEPKNRQELLEVLREAHQNKLLDSEALAIVEGAIQVADLQVRDIMVPRSQMISIKANQTPKEFLPSIIEAAHSRYPVVSESLDDVIGILLAKDLLPLVLLNEQPNFNIKDVLRPATFVPESKRLNVLLREFRANHNHMAVVIDEYGGVAGLVTIEDVLEQIVGDIEDEHDVEEDSYVKPLPSGDFLVKALTPIDSFNESFDTQFSDDEFDTVGGLVMSAFGHLPKRNEVTEIGEFRFRVLNADSRRIHLLRLTPLVR, encoded by the coding sequence ATGAGCGAAGACCGATCGAGCAACGAGCAGAAGTCCTGGTTGAATAAACTGACCCAGGCTTTTGCTCATGAGCCGAAAAATCGCCAGGAACTGCTGGAAGTTCTGCGCGAAGCACACCAGAACAAGCTGCTCGACAGCGAAGCGCTGGCCATAGTCGAAGGCGCCATCCAGGTGGCCGACCTGCAAGTTCGCGACATCATGGTCCCGCGCTCGCAAATGATCAGCATCAAAGCCAACCAGACGCCCAAGGAATTCCTGCCCTCGATCATCGAAGCCGCTCACTCGCGTTATCCGGTAGTGAGCGAGAGTCTCGACGATGTGATCGGCATCCTGCTGGCCAAGGATCTGTTGCCACTGGTGCTGCTGAATGAGCAGCCGAACTTCAATATCAAGGATGTGCTGCGCCCGGCGACCTTCGTCCCCGAATCCAAGCGGCTCAACGTGCTGCTGCGCGAGTTCCGCGCCAACCACAACCACATGGCCGTGGTGATCGACGAATACGGCGGCGTGGCCGGCCTGGTGACCATCGAAGACGTACTCGAGCAGATCGTCGGCGACATCGAGGACGAGCACGATGTCGAGGAAGACAGTTACGTCAAACCACTGCCCAGCGGCGATTTCCTGGTCAAGGCGTTGACCCCGATCGACAGCTTCAACGAATCCTTCGACACCCAGTTCTCCGACGATGAGTTCGATACTGTCGGCGGCCTGGTGATGAGCGCCTTCGGCCACCTGCCCAAGCGCAACGAAGTGACCGAAATCGGCGAATTCCGCTTCCGCGTACTCAACGCCGACAGCCGCCGCATTCACCTGCTACGCCTGACCCCACTGGTGCGCTGA
- the ybeY gene encoding rRNA maturation RNase YbeY, translating into MLELDLQVASKAADLPSEAQFRAWCEAALRQRSADSELTIRLVDESEGRELNHTYRQRDYATNVLSFPADVPDEMLDIPLLGDLVICVPVVGREALEQAKTLEAHWAHMVIHGCLHLLGYDHIEDEEAEEMEALERELLADLGHPDPYADHE; encoded by the coding sequence ATGCTTGAGCTGGACCTGCAGGTCGCCAGCAAAGCTGCCGACCTGCCGAGTGAGGCGCAATTTCGCGCCTGGTGCGAAGCCGCCCTGCGCCAGCGTAGTGCCGACTCCGAACTGACCATCCGCCTGGTCGATGAGTCCGAAGGCCGCGAGCTCAATCACACCTACCGCCAACGCGACTACGCCACCAATGTGCTGTCGTTCCCCGCCGATGTGCCCGACGAAATGCTCGACATTCCCCTGCTCGGCGATCTGGTGATCTGCGTGCCGGTGGTCGGGCGCGAGGCGCTGGAGCAGGCAAAGACCCTGGAAGCGCATTGGGCCCACATGGTGATCCACGGCTGCCTGCATCTACTCGGTTACGACCATATCGAGGATGAAGAGGCCGAGGAAATGGAAGCCCTGGAACGAGAATTGCTGGCTGATCTGGGTCATCCCGACCCTTACGCCGACCACGAATAA
- the leuS gene encoding leucine--tRNA ligase, whose translation MHEQYQPREIEAAAQSHWDSQKSFVVSEQPGKETFYCLSMFPYPSGKLHMGHVRNYTIGDVIARYQRMLGKNVLQPMGWDAFGMPAENAAMKNKVAPAKWTYENIEYMKTQLKSLGLAVDWSREVTTCKPDYYRWEQWLFTRLFEKGVIYRKNGTVNWDPVDQTVLANEQVIDGRGWRSGAVIEKREIPMYYFKITAYAEELLSSLDDLDGWPEQVKTMQRNWIGKSRGMEVSFPYDLASIGESGALKVFTTRPDTLMGATYVAVAAEHHLATLAAQNNAELQAFIHACKSGSVAEADVATQEKKGLPTGLFVEHPLTGEKLPVWVANYVLIHYGDGAVMAVPAHDERDFEFAHKYDLPIKPVIRTSAGDETPAPWQDAYGEHGSLINSGDFDDLDFPGAFDAIEVALQKKNLGQSRTQFRLRDWGVSRQRYWGCPIPIIHCDSCGDVPVPEDQLPVVLPEDVVPDGAGSPLARMAEFYACSCPKCGAPAKRETDTMDTFVESSWYFARYTSPQYSKGMVDPAAADHWLPVDQYIGGIEHAILHLLYARFFHKLMRDEGLLNSDEPFKNLLTQGMVIADTYYRTLENGGKDWFNPADVEIERDAKGKVIAAKLKSDGLAVEIGGTEKMAKSKNNGVDPQAMIDAYGADTCRLFMMFASPPDMSLEWSDSGVEGGSRFLRRVWRLTQAHVSAGLPGTLDKTALSDTHKETRRAIHLAIRQASQDIGQHHKFNTAIAQVMTLMNVLEKAAQETAQDRALLQEGLESVALLLAPITPHISHQLWLELGHPGAIIDAQWPEVDESALVQDSLQLVIQVNGKLRGHIDMPASATREEVEAAARANENVLRFTEGLSIRKVIVVPGKLVNIVAN comes from the coding sequence ATGCACGAACAGTATCAGCCACGCGAAATCGAAGCCGCCGCGCAATCCCACTGGGACTCGCAAAAATCCTTTGTAGTGAGCGAACAGCCAGGCAAGGAAACCTTCTATTGCCTGTCGATGTTCCCCTACCCCAGTGGCAAGTTGCACATGGGCCATGTGCGCAACTACACCATTGGTGACGTGATTGCCCGCTACCAGCGCATGCTCGGCAAGAACGTGCTGCAGCCGATGGGCTGGGACGCTTTCGGCATGCCGGCGGAAAACGCCGCGATGAAGAACAAGGTCGCGCCCGCCAAGTGGACCTACGAGAACATCGAGTACATGAAGACCCAGCTGAAAAGCCTGGGCCTGGCCGTCGACTGGTCGCGCGAAGTGACCACCTGCAAGCCGGACTACTACCGCTGGGAACAATGGCTGTTCACCCGCCTGTTCGAGAAAGGCGTGATCTACCGCAAAAACGGCACGGTCAACTGGGATCCGGTGGATCAGACCGTACTGGCCAACGAGCAAGTCATCGACGGTCGCGGCTGGCGCTCCGGCGCGGTGATCGAAAAACGCGAAATTCCCATGTACTACTTCAAGATTACCGCCTACGCGGAAGAGCTCTTGAGCAGCCTGGACGATCTGGATGGCTGGCCGGAACAGGTCAAGACCATGCAGCGCAACTGGATCGGCAAATCGCGCGGCATGGAAGTCAGCTTCCCCTATGACCTCGCCAGCATCGGCGAGAGCGGTGCGCTGAAAGTCTTCACCACCCGCCCCGACACCCTGATGGGCGCCACCTACGTGGCAGTCGCCGCCGAGCACCACCTGGCGACGCTTGCCGCGCAGAACAACGCCGAACTGCAAGCCTTTATCCACGCATGCAAAAGCGGCAGCGTCGCCGAAGCCGACGTGGCCACCCAGGAAAAGAAAGGCCTGCCCACCGGGCTGTTCGTCGAGCACCCGCTGACCGGTGAAAAGCTGCCGGTATGGGTCGCCAACTACGTGCTGATCCATTACGGCGACGGCGCGGTGATGGCCGTACCGGCTCACGACGAGCGCGATTTCGAGTTCGCCCACAAGTACGACCTGCCGATCAAACCGGTGATCCGCACCAGCGCCGGCGATGAAACTCCGGCGCCCTGGCAGGACGCCTATGGCGAGCACGGCAGCCTGATCAACTCCGGCGACTTCGACGACCTGGATTTCCCGGGGGCCTTCGACGCCATCGAAGTCGCCCTGCAGAAGAAGAATCTCGGTCAATCGCGCACCCAGTTCCGCCTGCGCGACTGGGGTGTCAGCCGCCAACGCTACTGGGGCTGCCCGATCCCGATCATTCATTGCGACAGCTGCGGCGACGTGCCGGTGCCGGAAGACCAGTTGCCGGTGGTGCTGCCCGAGGACGTGGTACCGGACGGCGCCGGCTCGCCGCTGGCGCGCATGGCCGAGTTCTACGCGTGCAGCTGCCCGAAATGCGGCGCACCGGCCAAGCGTGAAACCGACACCATGGACACCTTCGTCGAATCGTCCTGGTACTTCGCCCGCTACACCTCGCCGCAGTACAGCAAAGGCATGGTCGACCCGGCCGCCGCCGACCACTGGCTGCCGGTGGACCAGTACATCGGCGGTATCGAACACGCTATTTTGCACCTGCTCTACGCGCGCTTCTTCCACAAGCTGATGCGCGACGAAGGCCTGCTCAACTCCGACGAGCCGTTCAAAAATTTGCTGACCCAGGGCATGGTGATCGCCGACACCTATTACCGCACCCTGGAGAATGGCGGTAAAGACTGGTTCAACCCGGCCGACGTGGAAATCGAGCGCGACGCCAAGGGCAAGGTCATTGCCGCCAAGCTGAAGAGCGACGGCCTGGCCGTGGAAATCGGCGGCACCGAGAAGATGGCCAAGTCGAAGAACAACGGCGTCGACCCACAGGCGATGATCGATGCCTACGGTGCCGACACCTGCCGGCTGTTCATGATGTTCGCCTCGCCGCCAGACATGAGCCTGGAGTGGTCCGACTCCGGCGTCGAGGGCGGCAGCCGTTTCCTCCGTCGCGTCTGGCGCCTGACTCAGGCCCACGTCAGCGCCGGCCTGCCGGGGACGCTCGACAAAACCGCCCTGAGCGATACCCATAAAGAAACCCGCCGCGCCATCCATCTGGCGATCAGGCAAGCCAGCCAGGATATTGGCCAGCATCACAAATTCAACACTGCCATCGCCCAGGTGATGACCCTGATGAACGTGCTGGAAAAGGCCGCCCAAGAGACCGCCCAGGATCGCGCCCTGCTCCAGGAAGGCCTGGAAAGCGTGGCCCTGCTGCTGGCCCCGATCACTCCGCATATCAGCCATCAACTGTGGCTGGAACTCGGCCACCCGGGCGCGATCATCGACGCCCAGTGGCCGGAGGTGGATGAGTCGGCGCTGGTGCAGGACAGCCTGCAGCTGGTGATCCAGGTAAACGGCAAGTTGCGCGGCCATATCGACATGCCTGCTTCGGCCACCCGCGAGGAAGTCGAAGCGGCGGCGCGGGCCAACGAAAATGTATTGCGCTTCACCGAAGGCTTGAGCATCCGCAAAGTGATTGTGGTGCCGGGCAAGCTGGTCAACATAGTCGCCAACTAA
- a CDS encoding YdcF family protein, which translates to MAIRYIFKQLLLPPGVLLLALLVAWWLRKRFPRVATACFGLAVGGLWLLSLPVAVQWSARLLEREPALAEAHWVDLAQQVDAIVVLGAGREQGDPAWGGDQPSSLALERLRYAARLAKASGVPLAISGGLHHGQPPSEAALMTEVLARDYGVPVRWQEEASRTTWENATHSAELLHQDGVRRVLLVTQAWHMPRARWCFEQAGFQVLSAPVGFLGVANGRPAGGWLPESKALWQSSLLLNEALGLLLYPLVYGQP; encoded by the coding sequence ATGGCTATTCGCTACATATTCAAACAACTGTTGCTGCCGCCGGGCGTATTGCTGCTCGCGTTGCTTGTCGCCTGGTGGTTACGCAAGCGTTTTCCGCGTGTGGCCACCGCCTGTTTCGGCCTGGCGGTCGGGGGGTTGTGGTTGCTGAGCCTGCCTGTCGCGGTGCAGTGGTCGGCGCGTCTGCTGGAGCGTGAGCCGGCGCTGGCCGAGGCGCACTGGGTCGATCTGGCGCAGCAGGTGGATGCGATTGTCGTGCTCGGCGCTGGGCGCGAACAGGGTGATCCGGCCTGGGGTGGCGATCAACCGAGTTCGCTGGCGCTGGAACGCTTGCGCTATGCCGCACGTCTGGCCAAGGCCTCGGGCGTGCCGCTGGCGATCAGTGGCGGCCTGCATCATGGTCAGCCGCCCAGCGAGGCCGCCCTGATGACTGAGGTGCTGGCGCGTGATTACGGCGTGCCGGTGCGCTGGCAGGAAGAGGCGAGCCGCACGACTTGGGAAAACGCGACCCACAGCGCCGAGTTGCTGCACCAGGACGGGGTCAGGCGTGTGCTGCTGGTCACTCAGGCCTGGCATATGCCCAGGGCGCGCTGGTGTTTCGAGCAGGCGGGGTTTCAGGTGTTGAGTGCGCCGGTTGGCTTTCTCGGCGTAGCCAACGGCCGTCCGGCGGGCGGCTGGCTACCGGAAAGCAAGGCGCTGTGGCAGAGCAGTCTGTTGCTCAACGAGGCGCTGGGCTTGTTGCTCTATCCCCTGGTCTACGGCCAGCCGTAA
- a CDS encoding PhoH family protein has protein sequence MNTSIEPHRFILEPFEARRFASLCGQFDEHLRLIEQRMAIEIRNRGNQFELIGTPEQTTSAEQLLRRLYRETKSTELSPGMVHLFLQESGIEDLANPNAEPSIALRTRKGMVRPRGANQQRYVKAILEHDINFGVGPAGTGKTYLAVACAVDALEREQIRRILLVRPAVEAGEKLGFLPGDLSQKIDPYLRPLYDALYEMLGFEQVAKLIEKQVIEVAPLAYMRGRTLSNSFIILDESQNTTLEQMKMFLTRIGFGSTAIITGDITQVDLPRGTKSGLIHVIDVLHDVPGISFTHFKSKDVVRHPLVQRIVEAYERYDNRMHGKLADEDDGNA, from the coding sequence TTGAACACATCCATAGAACCACATCGCTTTATCCTCGAACCCTTTGAAGCTCGCCGCTTTGCCAGTCTCTGCGGGCAATTCGACGAGCATCTGCGCCTGATCGAACAGCGCATGGCCATCGAGATCCGCAACCGAGGCAACCAGTTCGAGCTGATCGGCACACCGGAGCAAACCACCTCCGCCGAACAATTGCTGCGCCGCCTCTACCGCGAAACCAAAAGCACGGAGCTGTCACCGGGCATGGTGCACCTGTTCCTGCAGGAATCCGGCATCGAGGATCTGGCCAACCCCAACGCCGAGCCCAGCATCGCCCTGCGTACACGCAAAGGCATGGTGCGGCCGCGCGGGGCCAACCAGCAGCGCTACGTCAAAGCCATTCTCGAGCACGACATCAACTTTGGCGTCGGCCCGGCCGGCACCGGCAAGACCTACCTGGCGGTGGCCTGCGCCGTGGATGCCCTGGAACGCGAGCAGATTCGCCGCATCCTGCTGGTACGCCCAGCGGTGGAAGCCGGCGAGAAGCTCGGCTTTCTGCCTGGCGACCTGTCGCAGAAGATCGACCCCTATCTGCGCCCGCTATACGACGCACTCTACGAGATGCTCGGTTTCGAGCAGGTGGCCAAGCTGATCGAGAAACAGGTGATCGAAGTCGCCCCGCTGGCCTATATGCGCGGCCGCACGCTGAGCAACAGCTTCATCATCCTCGACGAGAGCCAGAACACCACCCTGGAACAGATGAAGATGTTCCTCACCCGCATCGGCTTCGGCTCCACCGCCATCATTACCGGCGACATCACCCAGGTCGACCTGCCGCGCGGCACCAAGAGCGGCCTGATCCACGTCATAGACGTGCTGCACGACGTCCCCGGCATCAGCTTCACTCACTTCAAGTCCAAGGACGTGGTACGCCACCCTCTGGTGCAACGCATCGTCGAGGCCTACGAGCGTTACGACAACCGCATGCACGGCAAGCTGGCAGACGAGGACGACGGCAATGCTTGA